A single Camarhynchus parvulus chromosome 5, STF_HiC, whole genome shotgun sequence DNA region contains:
- the MPEG1 gene encoding macrophage-expressed gene 1 protein — protein MAWGLGGASLTWALLAWMTGAEQPQELSSSSGFGVCRKTLNLSRLEVLPGGGWDNLRNLDMGRVINLGYSQCKTTEDGSYLIPDEIFTIPRKQSNLDINSEIIESWKDYQSITSASINLELSLFSSINGKFSSDFHRTKTHQVRDKAVTTRVQVRNLVYTAKIDPEAALDKAFKKQLLTIASHLENNQTQMADFLAEVLVLNYGTHTITSVDAGATLVQEDQIKATFLKDSWATRSAVTASAGVAFHSIINAGTKESLDVSSGFTKQYLDNRTNSRVESIGGAPFYPGITLKTWQERIQNQLVALDRSGLPLYYFIRPSALLELPVPTVRRLARRVELAIRRYYTFNTTPGCTDPSSPNFNFHANTDDGSCKGTMANFTFGGVFQECVGLGGPDTGALCRALEQRNPLTGAFSCPTAYTPVLLGVQEREEGHSHLECHNKCTLGIFCHRECQDVFWLSRVQFRAYWCAASGPVAPNSGYLFGGLFSTHGANPITRAPSCPSGFFPLKLFGELRVCVSQDYEAGAKYAVPFGGFFSCQAGNPLAGQQRGTAEDAHAKGCPPGFSQHLALISDSCQVQFCVQAGLLTGGSLPPARLPPFTRPPANLPAVDTLLVRDGDSTWVRDGQSHVWRLARPEEVQRAAEMVGGRGLSGAQVAGVTVAVLAGLATGLGTAWYGHRRYRARGYRELGTGNSPAPASPEHSTVLSVGEGYQQEMEGTVP, from the coding sequence ATGGCctgggggctcgggggggcctcgctcacctgggcactgctggcgTGGATgacaggggctgagcagccccaggaactCTCGTCCTCttcggggtttggggtgtgcAGAAAGACCTTGAATCTCTCACGTCTGGAAGTTCTGCCGGGGGGGGGCTGGGATAACCTCAGGAATTTGGATATGGGCAGAGTCATCAACCTGGGCTACTCACAGTGCAAGACCACAGAAGATGGATCTTACCTCATCCCAGACGAGATCTTCACCATCCCCCGCAAGCAGAGCAACCTGGACATCAactctgagatcatcgagtcctGGAAGGATTACCAGAGCATCACCTCTGCCTCCATCAACCTGGAGCTGTCCCTCTTCTCCTCCATCAACGGCAAATTCTCCAGCGACTTCCACCGCACCAAGACCCACCAGGTGAGAGACAAGGCTGTCACCACCCGGGTGCAAGTCAGGAACCTGGTTTATACAGCCAAGATCGACCCCGAGGCAGCCCTGGACAAGGCCTTCAAGAAGCAGCTGCTGACCATCGCCAGCCACCTGGAGAACAACCAGACCCAGATGGCCGATTTCCTGGCCGAGGTGCTGGTGCTCAACTACGGCACCCACACCATCACCTCCGTGGATGCAGGAGCCACGCTGGTGCAGGAGGACCAGATCAAAGCGACCTTCCTGAAGGACAGCTGGGCCACCCGGAGCGCTGTCACCGCCTCAGCCGGCGTGGCCTTCCACAGCATCATCAATGCGGGAACCAAGGAATCCCTGGATGTCAGCTCAGGCTTCACCAAGCAGTACCTGGACAATCGCACCAACTCCAGGGTGGAGAGCATTGGTGGGGCCCCCTTTTACCCGGGCATCACTCTGAAGACGTGGCAGGAGAGGATTCAAAACCAGCTGGTGGCCCTGGACCGCTCGGGGCTGCCCCTGTACTACTTCATCAGACCGAGCGCGCTGCTGGAGCTGCCGGTGCCCACGGTGCGGAGGCTGGCCCGGCGCGTGGAGCTCGCCATCCGCCGCTACTACACCTTCAACACCACCCCGGGCTGCACCGACCCCTCCTCGCCCAACTTCAACTTCCACGCCAACACTGATGACGGCTCCTGCAAGGGCACCATGGCCAACTTCACCTTCGGGGGAGTCTTCCAGGAGTGCGTGGGCCTGGGCGGTCCCGACACCGGCGCGCTGTGCCGGGCGCTGGAGCAGAGGAACCCCCTCACCGGGGCCTTCTCCTGCCCCACTGCCTACACCCCGGTGCTGCTGGGTGTGCAGGAGCGGGAGGAGGGTCACAGCCACCTGGAGTGCCACAACAAGTGCACCCTGGGCATCTTCTGCCACCGTGAGTGCCAGGACGTCTTCTGGCTCTCCCGGGTGCAGTTCAGAGCCTACTGGTGCGCCGCGAGTGGGCCGGTGGCTCCGAACTCGGGGTACCTCTTTGGGGGGCTGTTCAGCACCCACGGCGCCAACCCCATCACCAGAGCCCCGTCCTGCCCCTCGGGGTTCTTCCCACTGAAGCTCTTCGGCGAGCTCAGAGTATGCGTGAGCCAGGATTACGAGGCGGGGGCCAAGTACGCGGTGCCCTTCGGGGGCTTCTTCAGCTGCCAGGCCGGGAACCCCCTGGCCGGGCAGCAGCGGGGCACGGCTGAGGACGCCCATGCCAAGGGCTGTCCCCCGGGCTTCAGCCAGCACCTGGCCCTCATCAGCGACAGCTGCCAGGTGCAGTTCTGCGTCCAGGCCGGGCTCCTCACCGGGGGCTCGCTGCCGCCTGCCCGCCTGCCCCCCTTCACCCGGCCCCCCGCCAACCTGCCGGCCGTGGACACGCTGCTGGTGCGGGACGGGGACAGCACCTGGGTGAGGGACGGCCAGAGCCACGTGTGGCGGCTGGCACGGCCCGAGGAGGTGCAGCGCGCGGCCGAAATGGTTGGGGGCCGGGGGCTGTCAGGGGCACAGGTGGCCGGAGTCACCGTGGCCGTGCTGGCCGGGCTGGCCACCGGCCTGGGGACGGCCTGGTACGGCCACCGGCGCTACAGGGCCAGGGGGTACCgtgagctgggcacagggaacagcccggcccctgccagccccgagCACAGCACGGTGCTGAGTGTGGGCGAGGGGTaccagcaggagatggaggggaCGGTGCCCTGA
- the LOC115904002 gene encoding pre-mRNA-splicing factor CWC25-like, translating into MAEPVLGTHQSERRDRSRENELAEGIDKRERRRSAVSPARDSTSCSGMLSHSRYCSSERAVRFLRLRRRRDRDRDRDMEPGRDRDMDLGWDNDGDWPCEAAGPSAGALPAGTAVAVPGAQARSRERQWRSPGSGGAGPGSPGAAAAGSEGEEANPGEEEDEEVWEDGDSGHQRLGKAQLQRKAAKEERKSFPQ; encoded by the exons ATGGCCGAGCCGGTGCTGGGCACTCACCAGTCGGAGCGGAGGGACCGGAGCAGGGAAAATGAGCTGGCTGAGGGAATTGacaaaagggaaaggagaa GGTCTGCAGTGTCAccagccagggacagcaccTCCTGCTCGGGAATGCTGAGCCACAG TCGGTACTGCAGCTCCGAGCGCGCCGTGCGCTTCCTGCGGCTCCGCCGGCGCCGggaccgggacagggacagggacatggagccGGGCCGGGACCGGGACATGGACCTGGGCTGGGACAACGACGGGGACTGGCCGTGCGAGGCCGCGGGGCCCTCGGCCGGGGCGCTCCCGGCAGGAACCGCGGTTGCTGTGCCGGGAGCGCAGGCGCGGAGCCGGGAGCGGCAATGGCGGAgcccggggagcggcggggccgggccggggtcACCGGGAGCGGCTGCGGCGGGCTCGGAG gGTGAGGAAGCCAACCCTGGcgaggaggaagatgaggaggtgTGGGAGGATGGAGACAGCGGCCACCAAAGGCTGGGGAAGGCCCAGCTCCAG AGAAAAGCTGccaaggaagaaaggaagagctTCCCCCAGTGA